The proteins below are encoded in one region of Ereboglobus luteus:
- a CDS encoding carbohydrate binding domain-containing protein, with the protein MNSKKYTSLLLTSLLLAAPVAFSATAPVHTDFERGAPSDIDENKLTTAIDSSRAHSGKNSLRITSAPKAAWGYYSLELDGKLDFSENYDFSVWVYTEKATKISVYISAEDSTGERYTLINGAGAIKPGQWSRLSGRVFAGDWRKQDRTYRFIVRANGTYWIDDLSLRPNPEKTPAQVWPQLKTALNSAAGKRASSLKPGGSLALDARNAALAPDITRAETSLPVEAAAVIPADGMLVFAIDAKDDLSLTGSLQLEPDADLQPGLRVTVLANDTVIAAPAVKADAWKAVRRPRGARTIHGVPEGLRGERPSATIALTPFRLAKGRNYITVASPHFRGAGNFAKLELRADAKPAEKPLYAFGLLSDTHLSYNRREWRNTMAGAPSGPQLEAVLRQIKREDAAFAIIAGDMTDDARRDQFSDLARVIKRANLPVYGCLGNHDTSRDSRKDIAATIPMIFPDGPKNADYAFARPPLRFIVLDGSYWRDSSGKLHDHRTNKNDKTTPATARSTGCATRSRRTPPRPPLSFRTIRFIRTAAFHP; encoded by the coding sequence ATGAACTCAAAGAAATACACTTCACTCCTCCTCACTTCCCTCCTTCTTGCCGCGCCCGTTGCGTTTTCCGCCACCGCGCCGGTTCACACCGATTTTGAGCGCGGCGCTCCGTCGGACATCGACGAAAACAAACTCACCACCGCCATCGATTCCAGCCGCGCGCACTCGGGCAAAAATTCGCTGCGCATCACCTCCGCGCCGAAGGCCGCTTGGGGATACTACTCGCTCGAGCTCGACGGCAAACTGGACTTCTCCGAAAACTACGATTTCTCCGTCTGGGTTTACACCGAGAAAGCCACGAAAATCTCGGTCTACATATCCGCCGAGGACAGCACCGGCGAACGCTACACGCTGATCAACGGCGCCGGCGCCATCAAACCCGGCCAATGGTCGCGCCTGAGCGGACGGGTGTTTGCGGGCGACTGGCGCAAACAGGATCGCACTTACCGCTTCATCGTCCGCGCCAACGGCACCTACTGGATCGACGACCTTTCGCTGCGCCCCAATCCCGAGAAAACGCCCGCGCAAGTCTGGCCCCAACTCAAGACCGCCCTCAATTCCGCGGCGGGCAAACGCGCCTCCTCGCTCAAGCCCGGCGGCAGCCTCGCGCTTGACGCCCGCAACGCCGCCCTCGCCCCCGACATCACCCGCGCCGAAACTTCGCTGCCCGTCGAAGCCGCCGCCGTCATTCCCGCAGACGGCATGCTCGTTTTTGCCATCGACGCCAAGGATGACCTGAGCCTCACCGGTTCGCTCCAACTCGAGCCCGACGCCGACCTGCAACCCGGCTTGCGCGTCACCGTGCTCGCGAACGACACCGTTATCGCAGCCCCCGCCGTGAAAGCCGACGCGTGGAAAGCCGTCCGACGTCCGCGTGGCGCGCGCACCATTCACGGCGTTCCCGAGGGGCTCCGCGGCGAACGCCCGTCCGCCACCATCGCGCTTACGCCGTTCCGCCTCGCGAAAGGCCGCAATTACATCACCGTCGCCAGCCCGCATTTCCGCGGCGCGGGCAACTTCGCAAAACTCGAACTGCGCGCCGACGCCAAGCCCGCCGAGAAACCGCTCTACGCCTTCGGACTCCTCTCCGACACGCACCTCAGCTACAACCGGCGCGAGTGGCGCAACACCATGGCCGGCGCGCCCTCCGGTCCGCAACTCGAGGCCGTGCTCCGCCAGATCAAGCGCGAGGACGCCGCCTTTGCCATCATCGCGGGCGACATGACCGACGACGCCCGTCGCGACCAATTCTCCGACCTCGCCCGCGTCATCAAGCGCGCCAACCTTCCCGTTTACGGCTGCCTCGGCAATCACGACACCTCGCGCGACTCCCGCAAGGACATCGCCGCCACCATCCCGATGATTTTCCCCGACGGCCCGAAAAACGCCGACTACGCCTTCGCCCGTCCGCCGCTGCGCTTCATTGTCCTCGACGGTTCCTACTGGCGCGATTCGTCCGGCAAACTCCACGATCACCGCACCAACAAAAACGACAAAACCACCCCCGCGACGGCGCGCTCGACTGGCTGCGCGACACGCTCGCGAAGGACACCACCACGCCCACCATTGTCGTTTCGCACTATACGTTTTATTCGCACGGCGGCGTTTCACCCGTGA
- a CDS encoding metallophosphoesterase family protein, whose protein sequence is MSGYDRGNSHLNKNLMAVLDAAPNVVAAMNGHMHYNEVATHKGITCIQNPAFAEWPNAYRMCRVYPDRMEWEVRQLPNRGLIREEFIPELALAWQLSTDEGDLAGTVNLAPRAKK, encoded by the coding sequence GTGAGCGGCTACGACCGCGGCAACTCGCATTTGAACAAGAACCTCATGGCCGTCCTCGATGCCGCGCCCAACGTCGTCGCCGCGATGAACGGCCACATGCACTACAACGAAGTCGCCACGCACAAAGGCATCACCTGCATCCAGAACCCGGCCTTCGCCGAGTGGCCCAACGCCTACCGCATGTGCCGCGTTTATCCCGACCGCATGGAGTGGGAAGTGCGCCAGCTCCCCAACCGCGGCCTCATCCGCGAAGAATTCATCCCCGAACTCGCCCTCGCCTGGCAACTCTCCACCGACGAAGGCGATCTCGCCGGCACCGTCAACCTGGCACCTCGCGCCAAAAAATAA
- a CDS encoding MBL fold metallo-hydrolase, whose amino-acid sequence MKQKTPHHLPAFSRVFAFVFALAIISSGSAAAQTSAKQPADTQRAFSFIKKSDAMLQEQARVIFNQARKVFAAHPPSATPSDERLLAFYALDSLFHDTRLDKGEAFTGFMEDTAKRVADTLAGPKPASGLRIIRFYNHGFILQTPTVTIAIDIVRGGKRVITGVEEEPFLDLELIRPIIERCDALFVSHPHNDHADLRVAKLFTEAGKPVVAPPGLWTDVSPLVLHPRAADATEPIDITVALRSIKSPLAVRVYPGHQGKVPNNLYAITTPEGKTILHSGDQTGGGADLSWLLKIREQIRVDVFLPQCWMSRLPLVVEGVAPALVLTGHENEMGHTIDHRESYWQCVRRVQKISAPSSSPPGANMWTFPDQQSPSNKRVGRTLRVSRSVSSLGSL is encoded by the coding sequence ATGAAACAAAAAACTCCACATCACCTCCCTGCCTTCTCACGGGTCTTCGCTTTCGTCTTTGCGCTCGCCATCATTTCTTCCGGCAGCGCTGCCGCGCAAACATCCGCGAAGCAGCCCGCCGACACTCAAAGGGCGTTTAGCTTTATAAAAAAATCCGATGCCATGCTTCAGGAGCAGGCGCGGGTCATCTTCAATCAGGCCCGCAAGGTTTTCGCCGCGCACCCGCCCTCCGCCACGCCTTCCGACGAACGGCTGCTCGCCTTCTACGCGCTCGACTCGCTTTTCCACGACACCCGCCTCGACAAGGGCGAGGCGTTCACCGGGTTCATGGAGGACACCGCCAAGCGCGTCGCCGACACTCTTGCCGGCCCCAAGCCCGCCTCCGGGCTGCGCATCATCCGTTTTTATAATCACGGTTTTATTTTGCAAACGCCCACGGTCACGATCGCCATCGACATCGTGCGCGGCGGCAAGCGCGTCATCACCGGCGTCGAGGAGGAACCCTTCCTCGACCTGGAACTCATTCGCCCGATCATTGAGCGTTGCGACGCGCTTTTTGTTTCGCATCCGCACAACGACCATGCCGACCTCCGCGTCGCCAAACTTTTCACCGAGGCCGGCAAACCCGTCGTCGCGCCGCCCGGACTTTGGACGGATGTTTCGCCGCTCGTCCTCCATCCGCGCGCCGCCGACGCCACCGAGCCGATCGACATCACCGTCGCGCTCCGCTCCATCAAGTCGCCGCTCGCCGTGCGCGTTTATCCCGGACACCAAGGCAAGGTTCCCAACAATCTCTACGCAATCACCACGCCCGAGGGTAAGACCATCCTGCATTCCGGCGACCAGACTGGCGGCGGCGCGGACCTTTCCTGGCTTCTCAAAATCCGCGAGCAAATCCGCGTGGATGTTTTCCTCCCGCAATGCTGGATGTCGCGCCTCCCGCTCGTCGTGGAAGGCGTCGCTCCCGCGCTTGTGCTCACCGGCCACGAAAACGAAATGGGCCACACCATTGACCACCGCGAGTCCTATTGGCAATGTGTGCGCCGTGTGCAAAAAATCTCCGCCCCGTCATCCTCACCGCCTGGGGCGAACATGTGGACATTCCCTGACCAGCAATCACCATCAAATAAAAGGGTAGGGCGAACCCTCCGGGTGAGCCGCTCCGTTTCGAGCCTCGGCTCACTCTGA
- a CDS encoding glycerophosphodiester phosphodiesterase family protein, with the protein MITKKSFLLPFSLALALMFSAALNAADRVDQLRAKLFSRDIPDVLVVAHRGDWRYAPENSMQGIERSISLGVDVVEVDLQRTKDGVLILMHDSTLERTTSYKGKGGDKGKVSEKTLAEIKKLTLKNGCGIRTPHKVPTLEELLVATKGRVLINLDKADRYFDEVFALLKKTGTTRQIIMKGSKPNDEVKKLYGAYLDEVIYMPIVNLDKEGAEQIIRDFRAGINPVAYELLYKHDTNPLPKQLARELKGNALIWYNTLWANMAGGHEDECAITQGPDAAYGFLIDNLGTRIIQTDRSELLLNYLKKRRLHD; encoded by the coding sequence ATGATCACGAAAAAATCATTTCTCCTGCCATTTAGCCTCGCGCTGGCCCTGATGTTCAGCGCCGCGTTGAACGCCGCCGACCGCGTTGACCAACTGCGCGCGAAGCTCTTCTCGCGCGACATCCCCGACGTGCTCGTCGTCGCGCATCGCGGCGACTGGCGTTACGCGCCCGAAAATTCCATGCAGGGCATCGAGCGCTCGATCTCGCTGGGCGTGGATGTCGTCGAGGTTGATCTCCAGCGCACCAAGGATGGCGTGCTCATCCTTATGCATGACAGCACGCTTGAGCGCACCACTTCCTACAAAGGGAAGGGCGGCGACAAGGGCAAGGTCTCCGAGAAAACCCTCGCGGAAATCAAAAAACTCACCCTCAAAAACGGCTGCGGCATCAGGACGCCGCACAAGGTCCCCACGCTCGAGGAACTGCTCGTCGCCACCAAGGGCCGCGTGCTCATCAACCTCGACAAGGCCGACCGTTATTTCGACGAAGTCTTCGCGCTCCTTAAAAAAACCGGCACCACCCGCCAGATCATCATGAAAGGCAGCAAGCCCAACGATGAAGTTAAAAAGCTCTACGGCGCGTATCTCGACGAGGTCATTTACATGCCCATCGTGAACCTCGACAAGGAAGGCGCCGAGCAAATCATCCGCGATTTCCGCGCCGGCATCAACCCCGTCGCCTACGAGCTGCTCTACAAGCACGACACCAACCCGCTCCCCAAGCAACTCGCGCGCGAGCTGAAGGGCAACGCGCTCATCTGGTATAACACGCTTTGGGCAAACATGGCCGGCGGGCACGAGGACGAGTGCGCGATCACGCAAGGCCCCGACGCCGCCTACGGCTTCCTTATCGACAACCTCGGCACGCGCATCATCCAGACCGATCGCTCCGAGCTCCTGCTCAACTACCTGAAAAAACGCCGCCTGCACGACTGA
- a CDS encoding sulfatase/phosphatase domain-containing protein, which produces MPGPDDTYIGYGQDWANVSNTPFREYKHWVHEGGISTPLIVHWPAGIPAALNSSLVCTPAHIIDIAATCVDLAGAKYPAKRGDTAITPLAGISLRPLFTGAQVHRPAPIFWEHEGNRAVRDGDWKLVAKGHDGPWELYNMTADRTELNNLAAQHKDITNRLATAWENWAVEAKAKPWPWDKTPPVQGGAAKSKSKNKSAKK; this is translated from the coding sequence ATGCCCGGCCCCGACGACACCTACATCGGCTACGGACAGGACTGGGCCAACGTCTCCAACACCCCCTTCCGCGAATACAAGCACTGGGTGCACGAAGGCGGCATCAGCACGCCGCTCATCGTCCACTGGCCCGCCGGCATTCCCGCCGCGCTCAACAGCAGCCTTGTCTGCACCCCCGCGCACATCATCGACATCGCCGCCACCTGCGTTGACTTGGCCGGCGCAAAATATCCCGCCAAACGCGGCGACACCGCGATCACACCGCTCGCTGGGATCAGTCTGCGCCCGCTCTTCACCGGCGCCCAAGTCCACCGTCCCGCGCCGATATTCTGGGAGCACGAGGGCAACCGCGCCGTGCGCGATGGAGACTGGAAACTCGTCGCCAAAGGCCACGACGGCCCTTGGGAACTCTACAACATGACCGCCGACCGCACCGAGCTCAACAACCTCGCCGCGCAACACAAGGACATCACCAACCGCCTCGCCACCGCATGGGAAAACTGGGCCGTTGAGGCCAAGGCCAAACCATGGCCCTGGGACAAGACGCCCCCCGTCCAAGGCGGCGCGGCCAAGTCAAAATCAAAAAACAAGTCCGCCAAAAAATAA
- a CDS encoding arylsulfatase, translated as MKPATLTAAALAAATLPLVATAADKTPASVKQPNIIIILSDDMGYTDIGCYGGEIRTPAIDKLAQRGLRFTQFYNNARCCPTRASLLTGLYAHQAGMGGMNRNQKHPGYTGSLRDNCMTIAEMLRPGGYSTYAVGKWHVSLESGEPANWPLRRGFDKFYGTILGYGSFYDPATLCRDNTLITPLNDPGYKPPSGKYYYTDAIADNAVLYIKQHQRDNASADGSTSKPFFMYVAFTAAHWPMHALPEDIAKYKGVYDNGYDPIRAARYKRAIELGVLPPGTKLTPSDNAGWDNVKDKEWEARCMEVYAAMIDRMDQGIARIVAQLDASGQLDNTIIMFMHDNGGCAEPQGRQPEPAANVPAPGETFRPLGPDEPQPKARPPHMQARDGRPIRTGVGTMPGPEDTYIGYGHDWANVSNTPFREYKHWVHEGGISTPLIVHWPAGIPAALNGTFVRPPAHIIDVAATCVDLAGAKYPAKRGDTALTPLAGVSLRPLFTGAQTLQRPAPIFWEHEGNRAVRDGDWKLVAKGSDGPWELYNIAADRAELNNLAAQHKDIANRLAAAWENWAVEAKAKPWPWDKIKPGNVNAQKTKTKNKRNKGAKS; from the coding sequence ATGAAACCCGCCACCCTCACCGCCGCGGCTCTTGCCGCCGCCACACTCCCGCTTGTCGCCACCGCCGCCGACAAGACGCCCGCGTCCGTGAAGCAGCCAAACATTATAATCATCCTCAGCGACGACATGGGTTATACCGACATCGGTTGCTATGGCGGGGAAATCCGCACGCCCGCAATCGACAAGCTCGCGCAGCGCGGCCTGCGCTTCACGCAGTTTTACAACAACGCCCGCTGTTGCCCCACGCGCGCCTCGTTGCTTACCGGCCTCTACGCGCACCAAGCCGGCATGGGCGGCATGAACCGCAACCAAAAACACCCCGGCTACACCGGCTCATTGCGCGACAATTGCATGACCATTGCCGAAATGCTTCGCCCCGGAGGTTATTCCACCTACGCCGTCGGCAAATGGCACGTCTCGCTCGAATCAGGCGAACCGGCAAACTGGCCCTTGCGGCGCGGCTTCGACAAGTTCTACGGCACCATTCTCGGCTACGGCAGTTTTTATGACCCCGCCACGCTCTGCCGTGACAACACCCTCATCACCCCCCTCAACGATCCCGGCTACAAGCCGCCATCGGGAAAATATTATTACACCGATGCCATCGCCGACAACGCCGTGCTCTACATCAAGCAGCACCAGCGCGACAACGCCTCTGCGGACGGCTCCACGTCCAAACCCTTCTTCATGTATGTCGCCTTCACCGCCGCGCACTGGCCCATGCACGCGCTGCCCGAGGACATCGCAAAATACAAGGGCGTTTATGACAACGGCTACGACCCCATTCGCGCCGCGCGTTACAAGCGCGCAATCGAACTCGGAGTCCTCCCGCCCGGCACGAAACTCACGCCGTCCGACAATGCCGGCTGGGACAACGTGAAGGACAAGGAGTGGGAAGCCCGCTGCATGGAAGTTTACGCCGCCATGATTGACCGCATGGACCAGGGCATCGCGCGCATTGTCGCCCAACTCGACGCATCCGGCCAGCTCGACAACACCATCATCATGTTCATGCATGATAACGGCGGTTGCGCCGAGCCGCAAGGCCGCCAGCCCGAGCCCGCCGCCAACGTGCCCGCGCCCGGCGAGACATTCCGTCCCCTCGGCCCCGACGAGCCCCAGCCCAAGGCCCGCCCTCCTCACATGCAAGCGCGCGACGGACGCCCCATCCGCACTGGCGTAGGCACGATGCCCGGCCCCGAGGACACCTACATCGGCTACGGACACGACTGGGCCAACGTCTCCAACACGCCCTTCCGCGAATACAAGCACTGGGTGCACGAAGGTGGCATCAGCACGCCGCTCATCGTCCACTGGCCCGCCGGCATCCCTGCCGCGCTCAACGGCACATTTGTGCGCCCGCCCGCGCACATCATCGACGTGGCCGCCACCTGCGTTGATTTGGCCGGCGCAAAATATCCCGCCAAACGGGGCGACACCGCGCTCACACCGCTTGCCGGTGTCAGTCTGCGTCCGCTCTTCACCGGCGCGCAAACCTTGCAGCGCCCCGCGCCAATATTCTGGGAGCACGAGGGCAACCGCGCCGTGCGCGATGGAGACTGGAAGCTAGTCGCCAAGGGCTCCGACGGCCCTTGGGAACTCTACAACATTGCAGCCGACCGTGCCGAGCTCAACAACCTCGCCGCGCAGCACAAGGACATCGCCAACCGCCTCGCCGCCGCATGGGAAAACTGGGCCGTTGAGGCCAAGGCAAAACCTTGGCCTTGGGACAAGATCAAGCCCGGAAACGTCAACGCCCAAAAAACAAAAACCAAAAACAAAAGAAACAAAGGCGCGAAAAGTTAG
- a CDS encoding Gfo/Idh/MocA family protein: MSSFTRRQFLGTAAALSAAPLLSKLPAAAFASGSDRLKVGLIGSGGRGVSAMRNCLDADPSVIVWAIGDAFADRLESARDNLVNGTPKSRRPRPPVAPERLAIPPERQFIGLDAYKKVINSGVDLVILATPPQFRPEHMEAAINAGVHVFAEKPVAVDVAGVRRVISVGELAKQKRLAIVAGTQFRYSGHYIETMRRVHDGDIGELVGGQFYYLTNGLWHHDRKPGWTDMEYQIRNWLYYTWLSGDHIVEQHIHNIDVMNWAFGGPPLKAIGMGGRQSRTDPKYGNIFDHFAVEYEYANGVRVQSMCRQAPGASTRSNNERLVGTKGTARLPAAITGPKAWKFTDDTPNGLVAEHVALIKGIRNGNPLNDAKRVAESTLTAILGRNSAYTGREINYAWLLNASKENLTPETCRFDMAPPKSEIAIPGVTPLV, from the coding sequence ATGTCTTCATTCACCCGTCGCCAATTCCTCGGCACCGCCGCCGCGCTCTCCGCCGCTCCGCTCCTCTCGAAACTTCCCGCCGCCGCGTTTGCGTCCGGCTCGGACCGCCTCAAAGTCGGCCTCATCGGCTCCGGCGGACGCGGTGTCAGCGCCATGCGCAACTGCCTCGACGCCGATCCCTCCGTGATAGTCTGGGCCATCGGCGACGCTTTCGCCGACCGTCTTGAAAGCGCCCGCGACAACTTGGTCAACGGCACCCCGAAGAGCCGCAGGCCGCGCCCGCCCGTCGCGCCCGAGCGCCTCGCCATTCCGCCCGAGCGCCAGTTCATCGGCCTCGACGCCTACAAAAAAGTCATCAACTCCGGCGTCGATCTCGTCATCCTCGCCACGCCGCCGCAATTCCGCCCGGAACACATGGAGGCCGCCATCAACGCCGGCGTGCACGTCTTCGCCGAAAAACCCGTCGCCGTGGATGTCGCCGGCGTGCGTCGCGTTATCTCCGTCGGCGAGCTGGCGAAACAGAAGCGCCTCGCGATCGTCGCCGGCACGCAATTCCGCTACAGCGGCCACTACATCGAGACCATGCGCCGCGTTCACGACGGCGACATCGGCGAGCTTGTCGGCGGGCAGTTTTATTATCTGACAAACGGGCTCTGGCACCACGACCGCAAACCCGGCTGGACGGATATGGAATACCAAATTCGCAACTGGCTTTATTACACCTGGCTGAGCGGCGACCACATCGTCGAGCAGCACATCCACAACATCGACGTCATGAACTGGGCCTTCGGCGGACCTCCCCTCAAGGCCATCGGCATGGGCGGACGCCAGAGCCGCACCGACCCGAAGTATGGCAACATTTTTGACCACTTCGCCGTCGAGTATGAATATGCGAATGGCGTCCGCGTGCAAAGCATGTGCCGCCAGGCGCCCGGCGCGTCCACCCGCTCCAACAACGAGCGACTCGTCGGCACCAAGGGCACCGCCCGGCTCCCCGCAGCCATCACCGGCCCGAAAGCGTGGAAGTTCACCGACGACACGCCCAACGGTCTCGTCGCCGAGCACGTCGCGCTGATCAAAGGCATTCGCAACGGCAACCCGCTCAACGACGCCAAGCGCGTCGCCGAAAGCACGCTGACCGCAATCCTCGGGCGCAACTCCGCCTACACCGGGCGCGAAATCAACTACGCGTGGCTGCTCAACGCCTCCAAGGAAAACCTCACGCCCGAAACCTGCCGCTTCGACATGGCCCCGCCGAAAAGCGAAATCGCCATCCCCGGCGTTACGCCGCTCGTGTGA